From the genome of Segatella hominis, one region includes:
- the cysS gene encoding cysteine--tRNA ligase, whose translation MEQKLLIYNTLTRTKERFTPLHAPNVGMYVCGPTVYGDPHLGHARPAITFDILFRYLKHLGYKVRYVRNITDVGHLEHDADEGDDKIEKKARLEQLEPMEIAQYYTNRYHDAMEAFNVLPPSIEPHATGHIIEQEKLVQEILDNGYAYESNGSIYFDIEKYNKDHKYGILSGRNLENIINESRELAGIGEKKNQADFALWKKASPEHIMRWPSPWSDGFPGWHCECTAMGRKYLGNHFDIHGGGMDLIFPHHECEIAQAVASQGDQMVHYWMHNNMITINGQKMGKSLGNFITLEQFFTGNHDSLEQAYSPMTIRFFILSAHYRSTVDFSNDALKASQKGLERLMNGLNDLERVPVAKQSDEQVHKFVAELRQRCYDAMNDDFQTQLVISFLFEACHVINTALDHKANISADDLKELTETMPLFTFDLLGLKSEKGANNDAREEAYGKVVDMVLDLRAKAKAAKDWATSDQIRDALADAGFEVKDTKDGVTWKLNK comes from the coding sequence ATGGAACAGAAATTATTGATCTACAACACTCTCACTCGTACGAAAGAGAGATTTACTCCGCTCCACGCTCCTAATGTGGGCATGTATGTTTGTGGCCCTACCGTATATGGCGATCCGCATCTCGGTCATGCACGACCAGCCATCACATTCGATATACTCTTCCGCTATCTCAAGCACCTGGGCTATAAGGTTCGCTACGTTAGAAACATTACTGACGTAGGCCACTTGGAGCACGATGCTGATGAGGGCGATGACAAGATAGAGAAGAAGGCTCGCCTGGAACAGTTGGAGCCAATGGAGATTGCGCAGTACTACACCAACCGCTATCACGATGCCATGGAGGCATTCAATGTGCTCCCTCCAAGTATCGAGCCTCATGCTACCGGTCATATCATCGAACAGGAGAAGTTAGTGCAGGAAATCCTCGACAATGGTTATGCTTACGAGAGCAATGGTTCTATCTATTTTGATATCGAGAAATACAACAAGGATCATAAGTATGGTATTCTTTCTGGCCGTAATCTGGAGAACATCATCAATGAAAGCCGTGAACTTGCTGGTATCGGCGAGAAGAAAAATCAGGCTGATTTCGCTCTCTGGAAGAAGGCTTCACCAGAGCACATCATGCGCTGGCCAAGTCCTTGGAGCGATGGCTTCCCTGGCTGGCACTGCGAGTGTACTGCGATGGGCAGAAAGTACTTAGGCAACCACTTCGATATTCACGGAGGCGGTATGGACTTGATTTTCCCTCATCACGAGTGCGAGATTGCTCAGGCTGTGGCTTCTCAGGGCGATCAGATGGTTCACTACTGGATGCATAATAACATGATTACCATCAACGGTCAGAAGATGGGTAAGAGCTTGGGCAACTTCATCACTCTGGAGCAGTTCTTCACAGGCAATCATGACAGTCTGGAGCAGGCTTATTCGCCAATGACCATCCGTTTCTTCATCCTCTCGGCTCACTATCGCAGCACAGTAGATTTCTCTAATGATGCCTTGAAGGCCAGTCAGAAGGGATTGGAGCGCTTGATGAATGGTTTGAACGACCTGGAACGTGTGCCAGTGGCTAAGCAGAGCGACGAGCAGGTTCATAAGTTCGTAGCAGAGTTGCGCCAGCGTTGCTATGATGCGATGAACGATGACTTCCAGACACAGCTTGTCATCAGTTTCCTTTTCGAGGCTTGCCATGTTATCAATACAGCTCTTGATCATAAGGCGAATATTTCTGCCGATGACTTGAAGGAACTTACCGAAACGATGCCGCTCTTCACCTTCGATCTTCTCGGTTTGAAGAGTGAGAAGGGTGCCAACAATGATGCACGTGAGGAGGCTTACGGCAAGGTGGTGGATATGGTACTCGACCTTCGTGCCAAGGCTAAAGCAGCTAAGGATTGGGCTACCAGCGACCAGATTCGTGATGCTCTTGCTGATGCAGGATTTGAAGTTAAGGACACCAAGGATGGTGTAACTTGGAAACTGAATAAATAG
- a CDS encoding copper homeostasis protein CutC: MNREEFKFEICANSVESCLAAQEGGADRVELCAGIPEGGTTPSYGEIKLARKLLTKTKLHVIIRPRGGDFLYTPLELERMEEDIRICRELGVDGVVFGCLTEEGEIDREANRRLVELARPMSVTFHRAFDRTADPMKALEDIISLGCNRILTSGQQPKAIDGISLLAQLEKKLKEYPLPPIQLLAGSGVNEENIRQIFDATGIHEYHFSARVNVVSKMKHYNHEVYMGAKGADESNSLVTSAEKVRNTIKQLV; encoded by the coding sequence ATGAACAGAGAAGAATTTAAATTTGAGATATGTGCCAATAGTGTAGAAAGCTGTCTGGCAGCACAAGAGGGAGGAGCCGACCGGGTAGAACTGTGCGCAGGAATACCCGAGGGAGGCACTACCCCATCGTATGGCGAGATAAAACTGGCACGCAAATTACTCACAAAGACTAAACTCCACGTCATCATCCGACCTCGTGGTGGGGATTTTCTCTATACCCCATTGGAACTGGAACGCATGGAAGAAGATATCCGCATCTGTCGCGAATTGGGAGTGGATGGAGTCGTTTTCGGATGCCTCACAGAAGAGGGAGAAATTGATAGGGAAGCCAACCGCAGACTGGTGGAGCTGGCACGCCCAATGTCAGTAACCTTCCACCGTGCTTTCGACCGTACTGCAGATCCCATGAAAGCCCTTGAAGATATTATTTCTTTGGGATGCAACCGAATCCTGACTTCTGGTCAGCAACCGAAGGCGATAGATGGTATCAGCCTGCTTGCCCAACTGGAAAAGAAACTGAAAGAATATCCCCTGCCTCCTATCCAGCTCCTGGCAGGTAGTGGCGTCAACGAGGAAAACATCCGACAGATATTCGATGCTACAGGCATTCACGAATACCATTTTTCTGCAAGAGTAAATGTAGTGAGCAAGATGAAACATTATAACCACGAGGTTTATATGGGAGCCAAAGGGGCTGATGAATCCAATTCGCTCGTCACATCGGCAGAGAAAGTGAGAAATACCATCAAACAACTCGTTTAA
- a CDS encoding transglutaminase-like domain-containing protein: MANCLSVDAHDKPHFISDGAYRSKVENAFESKMKLVGRQFYQVKGMNIYGTVLKKKGVKETMEVTKQKLTTEEQEALQFLYAYMPVADVTDYPTSFFLENVRTSFEARKEMAWGKDIPELLFRHFVLPIRVNNENLDDSRMIFFKELKERVKGMGMKDAILEVNHWCHERVTYQPSDGRTSAPLATIRSAYGRCGEESTFTVAALRAIGIPARQVYTPRWAHTDDNHAWVEAWADGKWYFLGACEPEAVLNLAWFNAPASRAMLMHTKAFGDYNGPEEVMLRTSNYTEINLIDNYGSSARIDFSVVDAEGKPVEGARVDFKIYNYAEFCSVVTKYTAQDGKTFLSAGKGDMMVWASKDGKYGFVKASFGKANLPGEEGEKARKMTIRLDRKVSASDMNRSLDFSSVSFRDSFDIVPPPEKANIPEVSAEARAKNLERFAYEDSIRHAYLATFYNKETALEALQKNGLLEEKYLTRNGVPTWMVKGEKVDYQNAQKLSDKAQKLVDFLVGSWGNHEVILKFLMLHQDNLNRAIDLLSTLSAKDLRDMQMDILEDHFNAHSNQLSPRVEDEMIIHPFKQFFEEQFEKMKTSVADDRDVSSKSVKANNAAKAKQSLAQVFRQDPARLVKWVKENIRLNPDKKALQIAQTPMGVWTSRLTDERSRKIFFVDVARSLGIEARVDAVTKKLQYKQGGVKEGLQNDVWIDVDFDAKASSAASDMEKTKVQSSPKGLLKLDYQPNGVVDDPKYYSHFSLTRINPDGSTSLLEYPEEGCTWSNTFKNGVELDEGDYALVTGTRLANGGVLSEMQLFHVKQAETNVVKMFLRTSDTEITVKGNFDSESKFILDGKEVSLLSQTGRGYFITGLLGVGQEPTNHALKDIAKVAQVFEKWNRPMVLLFEDEASAKKFRIAEFPGLPKNLIFGIDKEGSIRKQIVENMKLTNANLLPIFMISDTFNRVVYFSQGYTIGLGEQLEAVIRKL; this comes from the coding sequence ATGGCCAACTGTTTGTCGGTGGATGCACATGACAAACCCCATTTTATCTCAGACGGGGCTTATCGCTCTAAGGTGGAAAACGCTTTCGAGAGTAAGATGAAACTCGTGGGCAGGCAGTTCTATCAGGTGAAAGGGATGAACATCTATGGTACAGTCCTGAAGAAAAAGGGGGTTAAGGAGACGATGGAGGTCACTAAGCAGAAACTGACGACTGAGGAGCAGGAGGCCCTGCAATTCCTCTATGCCTATATGCCAGTAGCTGACGTGACAGACTATCCTACAAGTTTCTTCCTGGAAAATGTCCGTACGAGCTTTGAGGCAAGGAAGGAAATGGCTTGGGGCAAGGATATACCGGAGTTGCTGTTCCGTCACTTTGTGCTTCCTATCCGTGTGAACAATGAAAATCTGGATGATTCCCGAATGATATTCTTTAAGGAACTGAAAGAGCGTGTGAAGGGGATGGGCATGAAAGATGCTATTCTGGAAGTCAACCATTGGTGCCATGAGCGGGTGACCTATCAGCCTTCCGACGGTCGTACTTCTGCTCCTCTTGCCACGATCCGTTCTGCATACGGAAGATGCGGCGAGGAGAGTACTTTTACCGTGGCAGCTTTGAGAGCGATAGGCATTCCTGCCAGACAGGTTTATACGCCTCGCTGGGCGCATACTGACGACAATCATGCCTGGGTAGAAGCATGGGCTGATGGTAAATGGTACTTCTTAGGCGCTTGTGAACCTGAGGCTGTGCTTAATCTGGCATGGTTTAATGCTCCCGCATCGAGAGCCATGCTGATGCATACGAAGGCGTTTGGCGACTATAACGGACCGGAAGAGGTAATGCTCCGCACGTCCAACTATACAGAAATCAATCTGATAGACAATTATGGCTCCTCTGCCCGTATCGACTTCTCTGTAGTTGATGCTGAAGGCAAGCCTGTAGAGGGTGCAAGAGTGGATTTTAAAATCTATAATTATGCAGAGTTTTGTTCTGTCGTGACGAAATATACGGCTCAGGATGGCAAGACCTTTCTTTCGGCTGGTAAGGGCGATATGATGGTTTGGGCTTCGAAGGATGGTAAGTATGGCTTTGTAAAGGCTTCTTTCGGTAAGGCAAATCTGCCTGGTGAGGAAGGCGAGAAGGCGAGAAAAATGACCATCCGTCTTGACCGGAAGGTTTCTGCTTCGGATATGAACCGTTCTCTTGATTTTTCTTCCGTTAGTTTCCGTGATTCTTTTGATATCGTACCTCCGCCAGAGAAAGCAAATATTCCTGAGGTTTCGGCAGAGGCGAGAGCGAAGAACCTGGAGCGATTCGCTTATGAGGATTCTATCCGCCATGCTTATCTGGCTACTTTCTATAATAAGGAGACGGCTCTGGAGGCATTGCAGAAAAATGGATTGCTTGAGGAGAAGTATTTGACGAGAAACGGGGTTCCTACTTGGATGGTAAAGGGAGAAAAAGTGGACTATCAAAATGCTCAAAAGCTTTCTGATAAAGCTCAGAAGTTAGTGGATTTCCTTGTTGGTTCTTGGGGTAATCACGAAGTTATCCTCAAGTTTCTGATGCTTCATCAGGACAATTTGAATCGGGCTATAGATTTGCTCAGTACGCTGAGTGCCAAGGATTTAAGGGATATGCAGATGGATATTCTGGAGGATCATTTCAATGCCCATAGCAACCAGTTGTCTCCTCGTGTGGAGGACGAGATGATTATTCATCCTTTCAAACAGTTCTTTGAGGAGCAATTTGAAAAGATGAAGACCTCTGTTGCTGATGATCGTGATGTGTCTTCCAAGTCTGTAAAAGCAAATAATGCAGCTAAAGCAAAGCAATCTTTGGCTCAAGTTTTCAGACAAGATCCAGCTCGTCTGGTGAAATGGGTGAAGGAGAATATCCGTCTGAACCCTGACAAGAAGGCATTGCAAATCGCCCAGACTCCTATGGGTGTTTGGACATCACGTCTTACGGATGAGCGCTCTCGGAAGATTTTCTTCGTGGATGTGGCAAGAAGTCTTGGAATTGAGGCGAGAGTGGATGCTGTGACCAAGAAATTGCAATATAAACAAGGTGGAGTGAAGGAGGGTTTGCAGAATGACGTCTGGATAGATGTCGATTTTGACGCGAAAGCATCTTCTGCTGCATCTGATATGGAAAAGACAAAGGTACAGTCTTCTCCTAAGGGCTTGTTAAAGCTTGATTATCAGCCTAATGGAGTGGTGGATGATCCTAAGTATTATAGTCATTTTTCTCTTACTCGCATCAATCCTGACGGCTCTACTTCGCTGCTGGAATATCCTGAAGAGGGATGTACTTGGAGTAATACATTCAAGAATGGAGTGGAATTGGATGAGGGGGATTATGCTCTTGTAACGGGTACTCGTCTTGCCAATGGCGGGGTGTTGTCAGAAATGCAATTGTTTCATGTGAAACAAGCTGAAACCAATGTAGTTAAGATGTTTTTACGTACTTCTGATACCGAGATTACGGTTAAGGGAAACTTTGATTCGGAGTCTAAATTCATCTTGGATGGTAAGGAAGTCAGTCTTTTGAGCCAGACGGGTCGTGGTTATTTCATTACTGGTTTGTTGGGTGTAGGCCAAGAGCCTACTAATCATGCCTTGAAGGATATCGCTAAGGTTGCGCAAGTATTCGAAAAGTGGAATCGTCCTATGGTGCTCCTCTTTGAGGATGAGGCTTCAGCTAAAAAGTTCCGCATAGCCGAGTTCCCGGGTCTGCCTAAGAATCTGATATTCGGTATAGACAAGGAGGGTTCTATTCGGAAGCAAATCGTTGAGAATATGAAACTTACGAATGCCAATCTCCTTCCGATATTTATGATTTCTGATACTTTCAATCGTGTGGTTTATTTCTCACAGGGTTATACTATCGGATTGGGTGAGCAGTTGGAAGCCGTAATCAGGAAATTGTAA